The proteins below are encoded in one region of Ereboglobus luteus:
- a CDS encoding NAD(P)H-dependent oxidoreductase yields MDTSANTITTAQLLGALNWRYATKKFDASKKIPAETWAALEKALVLSPSAFGLQPWKFFVVNDPAVRARLAEASYGQSQPVDASHYVVFVSRKNIGGEFLTKYLERTAQVRGVPAETLKPFYQMISGNIEQQAKAGVLDISQAQQAFIALGQFMTSAALLGVDTCALGGIDREKYAEILGIDRESYMSLVACAAGYRAADDKYSSIPKVRFEDSEVITHV; encoded by the coding sequence ATGGATACATCAGCAAACACAATCACAACCGCCCAGCTCCTGGGCGCGCTCAACTGGAGATATGCGACGAAGAAATTCGACGCATCCAAAAAGATTCCGGCCGAAACGTGGGCCGCCCTTGAGAAGGCGCTCGTGCTTTCGCCATCGGCGTTCGGCCTGCAGCCATGGAAGTTTTTCGTGGTAAACGACCCGGCGGTGCGCGCGCGCCTGGCAGAGGCGTCCTACGGACAATCGCAGCCCGTGGATGCGTCGCACTACGTCGTGTTCGTTTCGCGCAAAAACATCGGCGGCGAATTTTTGACCAAATATCTTGAGCGCACGGCACAGGTTCGCGGCGTGCCGGCGGAAACGCTCAAGCCGTTTTACCAGATGATAAGCGGCAACATCGAGCAACAGGCGAAAGCCGGCGTCCTGGACATCTCGCAAGCGCAACAAGCATTCATCGCGCTCGGCCAGTTCATGACATCGGCGGCGCTGCTCGGCGTCGACACATGCGCGCTCGGGGGCATCGACCGCGAAAAATACGCGGAGATTCTGGGGATCGACCGCGAAAGCTACATGTCGCTTGTCGCGTGCGCCGCCGGTTATCGCGCCGCCGATGACAAATACTCGTCAATTCCAAAAGTGCGTTTTGAGGATAGCGAAGTAATCACACATGTGTAA
- a CDS encoding NADH:flavin oxidoreductase/NADH oxidase, translating into MSILHTPFSLKSVTIRNRVGVSPMCMFNAQDGLASDWHLAHYGARAIGGAGLIIVEATAVEARGRITANDLGIWSDAHVEPLARINRFIKAQGTVPGMQIAHAGRKGSISTAQNGGQLAANEPGGWEIIGPSAVAFGGALGQVPREMTIEDIRAVQDAFFAAAKRALAAGVEWLEIHAAHGYLAHSFYSPLGNRRADNYGGVFENRIRFLMETVAGVRAVWPETLPLTVRISATDWADERGGWTLEDSVALAKRLKAAGIDLVDTSTGGGAPDAKIPVAPGYQVPFAERIRREAGIATAAVGLITDAAQAEEILREGRADIVLIGRESLRDPNWPQRAARELGADVKAFAPGQYARAW; encoded by the coding sequence ATGAGCATACTTCACACACCGTTTTCGTTAAAATCCGTCACAATTCGCAACCGCGTAGGCGTATCGCCGATGTGCATGTTCAATGCGCAAGACGGGCTCGCGTCGGACTGGCATTTGGCGCATTATGGCGCGCGGGCCATCGGCGGCGCGGGGCTGATCATTGTGGAGGCGACAGCGGTCGAGGCGCGCGGCCGCATCACGGCGAATGATCTTGGAATATGGAGCGACGCCCATGTCGAGCCGCTGGCGCGCATCAACCGCTTCATCAAGGCGCAGGGCACGGTGCCGGGCATGCAAATCGCGCACGCGGGACGCAAGGGATCAATCTCGACCGCCCAAAATGGAGGGCAACTCGCCGCAAATGAACCCGGCGGATGGGAGATCATCGGGCCGAGCGCCGTGGCGTTTGGCGGCGCACTTGGCCAGGTGCCGCGCGAGATGACAATTGAGGATATCCGCGCGGTTCAGGACGCGTTTTTCGCGGCCGCGAAGCGCGCGCTGGCGGCGGGCGTCGAGTGGCTGGAAATCCACGCGGCGCACGGCTACCTGGCGCACAGTTTTTACTCGCCACTGGGCAACAGGCGCGCGGACAACTACGGCGGCGTATTCGAAAACCGGATACGCTTCCTCATGGAAACGGTCGCGGGCGTCCGCGCGGTGTGGCCGGAAACGCTGCCGCTCACGGTGCGCATTTCGGCGACGGACTGGGCGGATGAGCGGGGCGGCTGGACGCTTGAGGATTCGGTGGCGCTCGCGAAACGCCTGAAGGCGGCGGGGATCGACCTGGTTGACACGAGCACCGGCGGCGGCGCTCCCGACGCAAAGATTCCCGTGGCCCCGGGTTATCAGGTGCCGTTTGCGGAGCGCATCCGGCGCGAGGCGGGCATCGCCACGGCGGCCGTGGGGTTGATAACGGACGCGGCGCAGGCCGAGGAAATTTTGCGCGAGGGACGCGCGGACATCGTTCTCATCGGTCGCGAGTCGCTGCGCGATCCGAACTGGCCGCAACGCGCGGCGCGCGAGCTCGGCGCCGATGTGAAGGCGTTTGCGCCGGGGCAATACGCGCGCGCGTGGTGA
- the hisC gene encoding histidinol-phosphate transaminase, producing the protein MPTLQELANPSVLTQPVYEPGKPIEDVARELGLDPDGIIKIASNENPAGPSPLGIEAARRALAQAQLYPDGGCVALRAKLAEKWRLSPEQFVVGNGSNELLELVGRVFLRPGDEVVMGAPAFAVYKLVALLFGAKPVEVPLVNHTHDLAAMLRAVTPRTRIVYYASPNNPTGTINNAGEILDFARALPPHVVLVFDEAYTEFVEADGDAPDIRPLIAEGRHVIGLRTFSKLYGLAALRIGYGYASEEFAALLNRVRQPFNVNAIAQAAAIAALDDHDFTARCVRENKSGLAQIEEGCRELGLECVPSRANFMLVKVGDGARVFDALQRRGVIVRPLRGYAMPEWIRVTIGTAPQNEKFLKELKQVCA; encoded by the coding sequence ATGCCAACGCTTCAGGAACTCGCCAACCCGTCCGTCCTCACGCAGCCCGTTTACGAACCGGGCAAGCCCATCGAAGACGTTGCCCGCGAACTCGGCCTCGATCCCGATGGGATCATCAAAATCGCGTCGAACGAAAATCCCGCGGGGCCGTCGCCGCTCGGCATCGAGGCGGCGCGGCGCGCGCTTGCGCAGGCGCAGCTTTATCCCGACGGCGGATGCGTCGCGCTGCGCGCCAAGCTCGCCGAAAAATGGCGGCTTTCGCCGGAGCAGTTTGTGGTCGGCAACGGCTCCAACGAATTGCTCGAACTCGTGGGGCGCGTGTTCCTGCGCCCCGGCGACGAGGTGGTGATGGGCGCGCCCGCGTTTGCCGTGTATAAACTGGTCGCGCTGCTCTTCGGCGCGAAGCCGGTCGAGGTGCCGCTCGTCAATCACACGCACGACCTCGCAGCGATGCTGCGCGCGGTCACGCCGCGGACGCGCATCGTTTATTACGCCAGCCCGAACAACCCGACCGGCACGATCAACAACGCGGGGGAAATCCTCGATTTCGCGCGCGCGCTGCCGCCGCATGTCGTGCTTGTGTTCGACGAGGCCTACACGGAATTTGTCGAGGCCGACGGCGACGCGCCGGACATTCGCCCGCTGATCGCCGAGGGCCGCCACGTGATCGGCCTGCGCACATTTTCCAAGCTCTACGGACTCGCCGCGCTGCGCATCGGCTACGGATACGCGAGCGAGGAGTTTGCCGCGCTGCTCAACCGCGTGCGCCAGCCGTTCAACGTGAACGCCATCGCGCAGGCCGCCGCCATCGCCGCGCTCGACGACCACGACTTCACGGCGCGCTGCGTCAGGGAAAACAAAAGCGGCCTGGCGCAAATCGAGGAGGGCTGCCGCGAGCTCGGATTGGAGTGCGTGCCGAGCCGCGCAAACTTCATGCTCGTCAAGGTCGGCGACGGCGCGCGTGTGTTTGACGCATTGCAACGCCGCGGCGTGATCGTGCGCCCGCTGCGCGGCTATGCGATGCCGGAGTGGATTCGCGTTACGATCGGCACCGCTCCGCAAAACGAAAAGTTTCTGAAAGAGCTGAAGCAAGTCTGCGCATGA
- a CDS encoding sensor histidine kinase — MAIRLSVTFALLFTVGFTALFVLLYWLLGKQLAQRDEDAVRNRIEEYAHIYNTQGEPGLQLALYRGSNTLLDRPLFVRMIMPNGATPILIVPNDWIDKEAKRVRVPDSWGFWTEQQVYSWRVPQDQQEDLIVFSKMLRGGFLLQVGVSTNNRATLLKPLQRTFTFVAGAVVLVGFAVGWFAARRAVKPLQGVIDTAQQIISTGALDARVAEPRRDNDIAELVRLFNTVLDKNAALLRSMREALDNVAHDLRTPLTSMRGTAELALANGGEPAMRDALADNIERSDEVLRLLRALMEISEADSGMLKLKREQCNVETILRAACDLYADVADARAQTLEVAPFAASLFVSADPIRLRQVIVNLVDNALKYTPDGGRVVLGARAETRGAQNGALLTVSDNGPGVPEAEQGRIWERLYRSDQSRSQTGLGLGLSLVRAIIEAHGGVVSVRNAVPPEHGAIFEVWLPE, encoded by the coding sequence GTGGCGATCCGCCTGAGCGTGACGTTCGCGCTGCTGTTCACCGTCGGCTTCACGGCGCTGTTCGTCCTGCTCTATTGGCTGCTCGGAAAACAACTCGCGCAGCGCGACGAGGACGCGGTCAGAAACCGCATCGAGGAATACGCCCACATTTACAACACGCAGGGCGAGCCCGGCCTGCAACTCGCGCTGTATCGCGGCTCAAACACACTGCTCGACCGTCCGCTGTTCGTTCGCATGATCATGCCAAACGGCGCCACGCCCATTTTGATCGTCCCGAACGACTGGATCGACAAGGAGGCAAAGCGCGTGCGGGTGCCCGACAGCTGGGGTTTCTGGACGGAGCAGCAAGTTTACTCGTGGCGCGTGCCGCAGGACCAGCAGGAGGACCTGATTGTGTTTTCAAAAATGCTGCGCGGCGGCTTCCTGCTGCAAGTGGGCGTCAGCACGAACAATCGCGCCACCCTGCTCAAGCCGCTTCAGCGCACGTTCACGTTTGTGGCCGGGGCGGTCGTGCTGGTGGGTTTTGCCGTCGGCTGGTTCGCCGCGCGCCGCGCCGTCAAGCCGCTCCAGGGCGTCATCGACACGGCGCAACAGATTATCAGCACCGGTGCGCTCGACGCGCGCGTGGCCGAGCCCAGGCGCGACAACGACATCGCCGAGCTCGTGCGCCTGTTCAACACCGTGCTCGACAAAAACGCCGCGCTGCTCCGCTCCATGCGCGAGGCGCTCGACAACGTCGCGCACGACTTGCGCACGCCGCTCACAAGCATGCGCGGCACCGCCGAGCTCGCGCTCGCCAACGGCGGCGAGCCGGCCATGCGCGACGCGCTCGCCGACAACATCGAGCGCTCCGACGAGGTGCTGCGCCTATTGCGCGCGCTCATGGAAATTTCCGAGGCCGACTCCGGCATGCTCAAACTGAAGCGCGAACAATGCAACGTGGAGACGATCCTGCGCGCCGCGTGCGACCTGTATGCCGACGTTGCCGACGCGCGCGCGCAGACGCTGGAGGTCGCGCCGTTCGCCGCCTCCCTGTTTGTATCCGCCGATCCGATACGCCTGCGGCAGGTCATCGTGAACTTGGTGGACAACGCGCTCAAATACACACCCGATGGCGGACGCGTGGTTTTGGGCGCGCGCGCAGAAACTCGCGGAGCCCAAAACGGCGCGCTGCTCACGGTCAGTGACAATGGTCCCGGCGTGCCCGAGGCCGAGCAGGGGCGAATCTGGGAACGGCTTTATCGCAGCGACCAAAGCCGCTCGCAAACCGGCCTCGGCTTGGGATTGAGTTTGGTGCGCGCGATTATCGAGGCGCACGGCGGCGTGGTCTCGGTGCGCAATGCCGTCCCGCCCGAACACGGTGCAATCTTTGAGGTGTGGCTACCGGAGTAG